From Aquipuribacter nitratireducens, the proteins below share one genomic window:
- a CDS encoding sugar phosphate isomerase/epimerase family protein: MSGNRTRGATPDAATGGADLPFTLGYGTNGLADHRLPEALDVVAALGYGGVGLTLDHHHLDPFGDDLTRRTLAVRRALEVRGLRAVVETGGRYVLDPFRKHEPTLVGADGRSRRIELLRRAVRVAAGLGAPVVSFWSGVRPVGTTADVATDRLLRSLETLLPEAAAAGVVLSLEPEPGHHVATIGDALAVVDALGRPSALGLTVDVGHAVCNEPQDPAETLRLAGDLLANVQLDDMRPGVHEHLPFGEGDVDLADVLRTLVALGYTGMAAVELPRHSHAGPETARRSRAALDRALTDPAAGSRSVVDVRSGTGRLSEALR; the protein is encoded by the coding sequence CCGGGGGCGCGGACCTGCCGTTCACCCTCGGGTACGGCACGAACGGGCTCGCCGACCACCGCCTCCCCGAGGCCCTCGACGTCGTGGCGGCGCTCGGCTACGGCGGGGTCGGTCTCACCCTCGACCACCACCACCTCGACCCGTTCGGCGACGACCTCACCCGGCGCACCCTCGCCGTCCGCAGGGCGCTGGAGGTCCGCGGCCTGCGGGCGGTCGTGGAGACCGGTGGGCGGTACGTCCTCGACCCGTTCCGGAAGCACGAGCCGACGCTCGTCGGGGCGGACGGCCGCTCCCGCCGCATCGAGCTCCTGCGACGCGCGGTCCGCGTCGCCGCGGGCCTCGGGGCGCCGGTCGTGTCCTTCTGGAGCGGGGTGCGTCCCGTCGGCACCACGGCGGACGTCGCCACCGACCGGCTGCTGCGGTCGCTGGAGACGCTGCTGCCCGAGGCCGCCGCCGCCGGTGTCGTGCTGTCCCTGGAGCCCGAGCCGGGGCACCACGTCGCCACCATCGGGGACGCCCTCGCCGTCGTCGACGCCCTCGGCCGCCCGTCGGCCCTCGGGCTCACCGTCGACGTCGGGCACGCGGTGTGCAACGAGCCGCAGGACCCCGCCGAGACCCTCCGTCTGGCCGGCGACCTCCTCGCGAACGTCCAGCTCGACGACATGCGTCCCGGCGTCCACGAGCACCTGCCGTTCGGGGAGGGCGACGTCGACCTCGCCGACGTCCTCCGCACCCTCGTGGCGCTGGGCTACACGGGCATGGCGGCCGTCGAGCTGCCACGGCACTCGCACGCGGGGCCGGAGACGGCGCGGCGGAGCCGGGCCGCGCTCGACCGCGCCCTCACGGACCCGGCCGCCGGGTCCCGCTCCGTGGTCGACGTCCGCAGCGGCACGGGTCGCCTGTCGGAGGCGCTGCGATGA
- a CDS encoding TatD family hydrolase: MRILDPHIHMTSRTTDDYEAMHAAGVVAVVEPSFWLGQPRTGVGSFVDYFDSLLGWERFRASQFGVAHHCTLALNPKEANDPRCTPVLDVLPRYLEKDGVVAVGEIGFDSMTAAEEDAFRVQLRLAVEHDLPALVHTPHRDKAAGTRRTLELVAESGIDPAAVVVDHLNETTLQAVDDAGCWLGFSVYPDTKMDEHRMVRILQQRGLDRVLVNSAADWGRSDPLKTVAVGRAMLEAGFTDDDVDQVLWRNPVEFYGRSGRLLLDDVRTELGEEFAGSSVMRGPRA; this comes from the coding sequence ATGCGCATCCTCGACCCCCACATCCACATGACGTCCCGCACGACCGACGACTACGAGGCGATGCACGCCGCGGGCGTGGTCGCCGTCGTCGAGCCGTCGTTCTGGCTCGGGCAGCCGCGGACCGGCGTCGGGTCGTTCGTCGACTACTTCGACTCCCTCCTCGGCTGGGAGCGCTTCCGCGCCTCCCAGTTCGGGGTCGCGCACCACTGCACCCTCGCCCTCAACCCCAAGGAGGCGAACGACCCCCGGTGCACGCCGGTCCTCGACGTGCTGCCCCGCTACCTGGAGAAGGACGGGGTCGTCGCGGTGGGGGAGATCGGGTTCGACTCCATGACGGCGGCCGAGGAGGACGCGTTCCGCGTCCAGCTCCGCCTCGCCGTCGAGCACGACCTGCCCGCGCTCGTTCACACCCCGCACCGGGACAAGGCGGCCGGCACCCGCCGCACCCTCGAGCTGGTCGCGGAGTCCGGCATCGACCCCGCCGCCGTGGTCGTCGACCACCTCAACGAGACGACCCTGCAGGCCGTGGACGACGCCGGCTGCTGGCTCGGCTTCTCCGTCTACCCCGACACCAAGATGGACGAGCACCGGATGGTCCGGATCCTCCAGCAGCGCGGCCTCGACCGGGTCCTCGTCAACTCCGCCGCCGACTGGGGCCGCAGCGACCCGCTCAAGACCGTCGCCGTCGGCCGCGCCATGCTCGAGGCGGGCTTCACGGACGACGACGTCGACCAGGTCCTGTGGCGCAACCCCGTCGAGTTCTACGGCCGCAGCGGCCGCCTGCTGCTCGACGACGTCCGCACCGAGCTCGGCGAGGAGTTCGCCGGGTCCTCCGTCATGCGCGGCCCCCGGGCCTGA
- a CDS encoding EboA domain-containing protein — MSDGRSAGWSAAAWERPAGWDAALQERLDPAARQAWQQLHARVTAADDPVRALTSRFPGVARAVGRAPLAPPPPGDLEPVLALHGGVDDLARAVLVRDVAPAGPALRELYDLGDAAERRGVLRGLAALPGLGGPDGADLVADALRTNDVRLVAASVGPCAAHLDAVQWRQAVLKCLFVGVPLEHVADLERRRDDALAAMAARYVAERVAAGRPVPVDVPAVLPAGHPALAQARLDDPCHAAYADRRAAAAAARALLDPHRHVTETT; from the coding sequence ATGAGCGACGGACGGAGCGCCGGCTGGAGCGCCGCGGCGTGGGAGCGGCCGGCCGGCTGGGACGCGGCGCTGCAGGAGCGCCTCGACCCGGCCGCGCGACAGGCGTGGCAGCAGCTGCACGCGCGGGTCACGGCCGCGGACGACCCGGTGCGCGCGCTGACCAGCCGCTTCCCCGGTGTCGCCCGCGCCGTCGGGCGCGCCCCGCTCGCACCACCCCCGCCGGGCGACCTCGAGCCGGTGCTCGCCCTCCACGGCGGCGTCGACGACCTCGCCCGGGCGGTACTCGTGCGCGACGTCGCCCCGGCGGGTCCGGCGCTGCGCGAGCTCTACGACCTCGGCGACGCCGCCGAGCGGCGCGGGGTGCTCCGCGGTCTGGCGGCGCTGCCGGGCCTCGGCGGGCCGGACGGGGCCGACCTCGTCGCCGACGCCCTGCGGACGAACGACGTGCGCCTCGTCGCGGCGTCCGTCGGCCCCTGCGCGGCACACCTCGACGCGGTCCAGTGGCGGCAGGCGGTGCTCAAGTGCCTCTTCGTCGGGGTGCCGCTCGAGCACGTCGCCGACCTCGAGCGCCGACGCGACGACGCCCTCGCCGCGATGGCGGCGCGCTACGTGGCGGAGCGGGTCGCGGCGGGGCGGCCGGTCCCGGTCGACGTGCCCGCGGTCCTGCCCGCCGGGCACCCGGCCCTCGCGCAGGCGCGCCTCGACGACCCCTGCCACGCCGCCTACGCCGACAGGAGGGCGGCAGCGGCCGCGGCCCGTGCCCTCCTCGACCCCCACCGGCACGTCACGGAGACCACCTGA